From the Streptomyces sp. SN-593 genome, the window GGGCGTACCCGGGATGCGCGCTGTTCCCTCCCCCACGGGCGCGCTCCGGCCGCACTGTGGTAAGGGCACCGCGCACGTCCGGGCATCGCGCACCGCGCCCACGGGGGCGTCCTCCCGCGCCGGCTCCGGGAACTTCGCCGCACCGGTCGCGGGCACGGTCCCGGGACCGTCACGGCGGCGACCCGGGACCGTCACGAAAGGGACCCGGGACCGTCACGGCAGCGAGCCCAACGAACCACGGACCGCCGCGATCCGCCACTGGTTTTCGGTCGGCGCCGCGGTGTCCCCGGGGCGGCCGCGGAAGGCTCCCGCGGGCCCCTCCGAGGGCGTCCGGAAGGTGCGCGGAGAGCGAACGGCCGCTGCCCGAAGCCGAGTTCGGCGCGGCCGGCGGACGGGGCGGCGCTGCCGCGGAATCCGCTGGTCGCGGGTATACGGAGGGGTTCGGGCGGGCCCGGCTCCGGCCCCGGCGGGTCACGCGAATTGGTCTAGGCCACTGAAGTTATCCACAGGCCGTGCGGGGGGCCTGGCACGCGTGTCCGAAGGCCGCGTAACGTGACGCGCATGACGAAGATCCTCATCTCGGCGGACATGGAAGGCGCGACCGGCGTGACGTGGCCGGCTGACGTCCTGCCGGGAAGCGAGCAGTGGCAGCGCTGCCGCCATATGTTCACGTCCGACGTCAATGCGGCGATCGCCGGTTTCCTGGACGGCGGCGCCGACGAGGTCCTCGTCAACGAAGCGCACTGGTCCATGCGGAACCTCCTGCTGGAGAAGCTGGACGAGCGCGCCCAGATGCTCACCGGCCGCCACAAGGACCTGTCGATGGTCGAGGGCGTCCAGCACGGCGACGTGGACGGTGTCGCCTTCGTCGGGTACCACACCGGCGCCGGCACCGAGGGCGTCCTCGCCCACACCTACCTGGCCAACTCCATCACCGGCGTGTGGGTCAACGGCGAGCAGGCCAGCGAGGGCCGGTTGAACGCCCTGGTGGCCGCCGAGTACGGCGTCCCGGTGGTGCTCGTCACCGGAGACGACCGGACCGGTCTGGACGCGCGGGGATACGCCCCCCGGGCCCACACCGTCGCCGTCAAGGACTACGTCTCGCGGTACGCCGCGGTGTGCCGCCCGCCCGCGCGCACCGCCGCCGACATCCGCGCCGCCGCCCAGCAGGCGGCCGCGCTCGCCGTCCGGCACGAACCGGCGGACGCCGGGCCGTACACGGTGGAGTTGGAGTTCGACGCGGTCCACCTGGCCGGAGCGGCCACCGTGGTGCCCGGCGTCGAGCGCACCGGAGAGCGGCGGGTGGCCTACACCCTGCCGACGATGTACGAGGCAATCCGCGCCTTCAAGGCGGTCACCACCCTCGTTTCGCAGGCCGTGGAGGAGCAGTATGGCTGAGCAGTCCGTCGACGCGCAGGCACTCGACGAGGTGGTCCGCTTCACCTCCGAGCTGATCCGGATCGACACCACCAACCGCGGCGGCGGCGAGGGCAACGAACGCCCCGCGGCGGAATACGTCGCGGAGCGGCTGGCCGACGCGGGCATCGAGCCGCGCGTGCTGGAGTCCGCCCCCGGCCGTGCCAACGTGGTGGCGCGCATCCCCGGCACCGACCCGTCCGCCGACGCCCTCCTCGTGCACGGCCACCTCGACGTGGTGCCCGCCGAGGCCGCCGACTGGAGTGTGCACCCCTTCTCCGGCGAGGTGCGCGACGGCGTCGTGTGGGGCCGCGGCGCCATCGACATGAAGAACATGGACGCGATGGTGCTCGCCACCGTCCGCGGCTGGGCCAGGTCGGGCGTCCGCCCGGTCCGGGACATCGTGCTCGCCTTCACCGCCGACGAGGAGGACAGCGCCGCCTACGGGTCCGGGTTCCTCGCCGACAAGCACGCCGAACTCTTCGAGGGCTGCACCGAGGGCATCAGCGAGTCCGGCGCCTACACCTTCCACGCCGGCGGCGGCCTGCGCCTGTACCCGGTCGCCGCCGGCGAGCGCGGCACCGCCTGGCTCCGGCTCACCGCCCGCGGCCGGGCCGGCCACGGCTCGAAGGTCAACGGCGAGAACGCCGTCAGCCGGCTCGCCGCCGCCGTCGCCCGGATCGGCGAGCACCGCTGG encodes:
- a CDS encoding M20/M25/M40 family metallo-hydrolase; this encodes MAEQSVDAQALDEVVRFTSELIRIDTTNRGGGEGNERPAAEYVAERLADAGIEPRVLESAPGRANVVARIPGTDPSADALLVHGHLDVVPAEAADWSVHPFSGEVRDGVVWGRGAIDMKNMDAMVLATVRGWARSGVRPVRDIVLAFTADEEDSAAYGSGFLADKHAELFEGCTEGISESGAYTFHAGGGLRLYPVAAGERGTAWLRLTARGRAGHGSKVNGENAVSRLAAAVARIGEHRWPLRLTDTVRAALLELAAIQGVDIDLDRVTDGDATDPASMDALLARLGPAASFIRPTVRNSSNPTMLQAGYKVNVIPGAATAHVDGRVLPGGEEEFVTTMDRLTGPDVDWAYHHREVALQAPVDSPTFAAMRESLEHFDPGARVLPFCMSGGTDAKQFSRLGIAGYGFSPLKLPPGFDYNALFHGVDERVPVEALHFGVEVLDRFLRRTGAPAETAATAGEGAR
- a CDS encoding M55 family metallopeptidase; this encodes MTKILISADMEGATGVTWPADVLPGSEQWQRCRHMFTSDVNAAIAGFLDGGADEVLVNEAHWSMRNLLLEKLDERAQMLTGRHKDLSMVEGVQHGDVDGVAFVGYHTGAGTEGVLAHTYLANSITGVWVNGEQASEGRLNALVAAEYGVPVVLVTGDDRTGLDARGYAPRAHTVAVKDYVSRYAAVCRPPARTAADIRAAAQQAAALAVRHEPADAGPYTVELEFDAVHLAGAATVVPGVERTGERRVAYTLPTMYEAIRAFKAVTTLVSQAVEEQYG